A segment of the Selenomonadales bacterium genome:
ACACGACTTGGCGCGCGCGTGGATTCTCACGGCGGCAGTAAAGCCGCAGTTTCAAAACCGAGGCCTAGGCCGCGAGTTGACGTGCCGCTTAATGCAGGCTATGGAGGAGCGCGGCGCGCGGTCCTTTATGCTTACCGTCGAGCCAAATAACCCGGCGCGGCAGCTGTACTTTCGCCTTGGCTTCAGTGATGTGAAGTTTGAGCGGGACTGCTATGGTCTGGGGCAGGACCGTTACTACATGGAAAGGAAGGTTGAGGCATGAAGATAATTGCTGCCGAAGTACGCGAGCTAGCCCTGCCGCTAAAGAAGCCATTTATCATCGCCTACAATACTTGGCACAGTATGCCTACGCTTATTCTGACGCTTACGACGGACGAAGGGCTCGTCGGCTATGGAGAAAGTGTGCCGGATGAAGGCGTGACAGGAGAGACTATTAGCAGCACCTTCGCCATGCTGCGCGACACACTCCTACCGCTAGTGCTTGGCCAAAGCGCGTTTGACCTAGAAGCGTTTCACCGCGCTGCCGAGGAGCGCGTGCACGGGGCCTATGCCGCTAAGGCGGCTATCGACATCGCTCTGCACGACCTAAAGGCCAAAGCCGCCGGCCTTCCCCTCTATAAGCTGTTTGGTGGGCACAGCCAAGACGTAACTGTCCCGGCGGTAATCAGCATTATTCCGCCGGAGGAAATGCCGCGTGCGCTTGCCCCTTACCAGGCAGCAGGCTACCGGCATTATAAGCTTAAGCTAGGCGGCGACCCCGCGGACGACATTCTGCGCGTAGCAAGAGCGCGCGAAATTCTAGGCGAAAAAGCGCGCATCAAGGTGGATGCCAACCAAGGCTTTGCCACCGCAGATAACGCGCTAAAGGTCATGCAGGCTATATCATGCTACGATATCGAACTGGTCGAACAACCGGTAATGCATTGGGACTACGAGGGGCTAAAGCGCGTCCGCGAGCGCTCGGATATGTCGCTCATGGTAGACGAAGGCGTACGCACCGGGCGCGACTTGTGGCGGCTTTTATCTGTCACCGGCATCGACTGGGTGAACGTCAAACTTATGAAGTGCGGCGGAATCTTGCCCGCCATGAAACTCGCTGCCTTAGCCGAGATTGCCGGTGTCAAGGTGCAAATCGGCTCTATGCTCGAGTCCAGCGTCGCCAGTGCGGCCGGGGCCCACTTGCACAGGGCGTTATCTGCGATTAGCGCCAGCGAGATGGTTGGCCCGCATCACTTTGCCGCGGACATCGGCGATTTTGCTTATGCCAAAGATGAAGTAGTATTTAACGAGCGCGCGGGACTAGGCATCGAGGTAGACAGCGAGCGCTTAGGCAGTCTCACTCTGCGTGGCGCGCGCGTCAGCGAGCAGGGTGACTATAGTAACCTCTCGCCGTGACAAGAACCGAAAGCCACCCGCTCCGTGGGCTAGGCCGCGGTTAATGTAAAGGTGTCCTTTCCCCTCGCGCGATAGCCCTTGGACATGGCTAGGCGGAAAGAGGCGGCCGGAGACGGTCGTCACCGCGCCAAGGAAGGGGAGCTTAACTTGCCCGCCATGGGTGTGGCCAGCGAGCGCTAAGGCGACGCGAGCGAGCATAGGCGGCGCATGTCTTTTGTTCCAGGGTTCAAACCACGTAGGAGCGTGCACCAAGAGAATAGTTACGACGTCTATATCGCTAGGTAGCGCTTGTCTTAGGTTCGCGTGCCCCGTGCTGATATCGCCGACCCCCGCCAGATAGATCGCTTGGTCGCCTCTAGGCAGGCGCACATGGCTGTTGTCTAGCACAGTAACTCCGGCAGCACGCAAATGCGCGGCAATAAACGGCCAGTTCGAGCGGTGGTCGTGGTTCCCGCTTACGGCATAGACCGGCGCCATTTGCACGAGTTCGCGCATAAACGGCAGTAAATTACCGGCTTCGCCAGCGCTACGGTGCACGAAATCGCCGGTGGCGACAATTAGGTCGACATTGGCAGCGCGAATCGCTTTAGCCTCGGGCCCGCCCGGTGCAAAAGCCCGCCCGTGCAGGTCGCTAATGTGTGCCATGCGCAAGCCTTGAAATGCGGCCGGTAGCCCACGGATAGGCACCTCCACGTATTCGACTGAGAGCGCAGTAGTCTCGTACACCACCCAGAGCAACAGGGCCGCGCCTGCCACGAGCACCGCTAGCGTGAGAGGCCATGTCGTCACCACGTCACTCCCCGAGTCCCGCTTTTTGCCTAGGCTTGCGGTGAGCCGTGGCCACTATTCCCTGCTCTCCTCGGCTTTTTCACGCAACCCAAGTTCCACTAGTACACAGCTCTGCACAACTTGCATGCCGAGTCCTTGGCAGTGTTTAACTACTTCTTCGGCATCCGCTCCGGGCTGCAGCCATGCGTGCGTTACGCCTAGGCCAGCCGCCTCGGTAACATATTCGAGCCCTGTTTTAGGGTTAATAACCAAGCACAAGACGTCGGGCTGCTTTGGCAGGTCCTTTAGGCTGACATAGACGCCGTCGCCCCCGCGCGGGTGAACGCGGCTTACCTCGTAGCCTTTACGTAAGAGCTTCTGCACTATTTTATAAGCAAACTTCTCGGGGTTTAACACGTCGCCGACAACTGCCCAGTGGTTAAGCGCGAGAAATAGGTCTTTGTTCACCTTGGCAACCTCCTCTTTAGTGGTCGGGTCGCGTTCTAGTCTCCGCCCGCCTTAAAGTTGTATACAGTCTTTATAATATGCTGCACTTCGACCGTCTCGCCAATTGAGTTTAAGATTTGTTGCATGGGTTTGTAGGCCATGGGGGCTTCGTCTAGAGTGTCTGGGTCGACTGAGGTCGTAAATATCCCGGCCATGGACTGCTTGTATTCCTCTAGCGAGTAGGCGCGCTTAGCTTGGCTACGGCTAAGCAGGCGCCCGGCGCCGTGTGGCGCCGAGTAGTTCCAGTCGGGATTACCTTTGCCTACGGCAATAATGCTGCCGTCGCGCATGTTAATCGGGATAATTAGCACTTGCCCTTTGTGGGCTGCGACTGCGCCTTTGCGTAGGATGCCTGCTTTGACGTCGATAAAGTTGTGTGTCGTAACAAACTCATCTGCAAGGTCCCAGTTCATGCCGCGCGCAATGACCTCGGCGATGGCTTTTCTGTTGAGGTCGGCATACTCTTGCGCAATGGTCATATCCCAGAGATAGTCTTCTAAGTCGGGTCCCTCGACATAGGCCATGTACTTAGGCACCTTGGCGCCACCCTGACTTTTGCGCGCGAGGGCGCGTACCGCTACGTTTTGGTAGTGCTCGGCGATCTGCGTGCCTAAGTTGCGGCTACCCGTGTGGATACTTAAGTAGTTTACGCCTTCTTCCGACCGCGCCACCTCAATAAAGTGGTTGCCGCCGCCTAACGACCCAATGCTTAGCTCGATGCGGTTCATTTTCTTAATGTGAGCCGCGCATCTAAGCTCAGCGAGGCGGGCTTTCCCTGCTAGGCGGTGCGGCGCATGGCGCGTGTCAAAACCCGCGGGGACATTGCCGCGGATGACGCGG
Coding sequences within it:
- a CDS encoding dipeptide epimerase — encoded protein: MKIIAAEVRELALPLKKPFIIAYNTWHSMPTLILTLTTDEGLVGYGESVPDEGVTGETISSTFAMLRDTLLPLVLGQSAFDLEAFHRAAEERVHGAYAAKAAIDIALHDLKAKAAGLPLYKLFGGHSQDVTVPAVISIIPPEEMPRALAPYQAAGYRHYKLKLGGDPADDILRVARAREILGEKARIKVDANQGFATADNALKVMQAISCYDIELVEQPVMHWDYEGLKRVRERSDMSLMVDEGVRTGRDLWRLLSVTGIDWVNVKLMKCGGILPAMKLAALAEIAGVKVQIGSMLESSVASAAGAHLHRALSAISASEMVGPHHFAADIGDFAYAKDEVVFNERAGLGIEVDSERLGSLTLRGARVSEQGDYSNLSP
- a CDS encoding CoA-binding protein; translation: MNKDLFLALNHWAVVGDVLNPEKFAYKIVQKLLRKGYEVSRVHPRGGDGVYVSLKDLPKQPDVLCLVINPKTGLEYVTEAAGLGVTHAWLQPGADAEEVVKHCQGLGMQVVQSCVLVELGLREKAEESRE
- a CDS encoding RtcB family protein; translated protein: MITIKGAFNSAKVFLDAVDDGTMQQLHELCNQPFVEGLKIRVMPDTHVGMGCTIGTTMTIKDKVVPGHVGVDIGCGVLAARIPAGPIDFAKLDRVIRGNVPAGFDTRHAPHRLAGKARLAELRCAAHIKKMNRIELSIGSLGGGNHFIEVARSEEGVNYLSIHTGSRNLGTQIAEHYQNVAVRALARKSQGGAKVPKYMAYVEGPDLEDYLWDMTIAQEYADLNRKAIAEVIARGMNWDLADEFVTTHNFIDVKAGILRKGAVAAHKGQVLIIPINMRDGSIIAVGKGNPDWNYSAPHGAGRLLSRSQAKRAYSLEEYKQSMAGIFTTSVDPDTLDEAPMAYKPMQQILNSIGETVEVQHIIKTVYNFKAGGD
- a CDS encoding GNAT family N-acetyltransferase; amino-acid sequence: MEYTIRPVRCEDYQALQDIELAAFGACGYCNYFLKMIPHLFPTSCLLAEVNGQIAGYSLGAVDGHDLARAWILTAAVKPQFQNRGLGRELTCRLMQAMEERGARSFMLTVEPNNPARQLYFRLGFSDVKFERDCYGLGQDRYYMERKVEA
- a CDS encoding metallophosphoesterase family protein, with amino-acid sequence MTTWPLTLAVLVAGAALLLWVVYETTALSVEYVEVPIRGLPAAFQGLRMAHISDLHGRAFAPGGPEAKAIRAANVDLIVATGDFVHRSAGEAGNLLPFMRELVQMAPVYAVSGNHDHRSNWPFIAAHLRAAGVTVLDNSHVRLPRGDQAIYLAGVGDISTGHANLRQALPSDIDVVTILLVHAPTWFEPWNKRHAPPMLARVALALAGHTHGGQVKLPFLGAVTTVSGRLFPPSHVQGLSREGKGHLYINRGLAHGAGGFRFLSRREVTIVTLLADARATQSETA